Proteins co-encoded in one Oreochromis aureus strain Israel breed Guangdong linkage group 3, ZZ_aureus, whole genome shotgun sequence genomic window:
- the LOC116324324 gene encoding uncharacterized protein LOC116324324: MIRILLFLSLASSVWTFVLKRTPTVFEAKEDDNITISLDSQLQADVSLADMMCVFHSDVTKILFKMIRGVEDSESQDEQFAGRVQTDRDALRGGRIRLHLSRVTAEDSGSYRCDVAADYDNSLKKWRLDTNENFVLSVGPTSDGDSSDVSLKPPMFGPPKDPQLAGRRTSQEETALFVLAVFLIIANAGTIILSIKFLHDGLKRSTT, encoded by the exons ATGATCAGGATCCTTCTGTTTCTCAGCCTGGCGTCCTCTGTCT GGACGTTTGTTTTGAAAAGGACTCCGACTGTCTTTGAGGCCAAAGAGGACGACAACATCACCATCAGCCTGGACAGTCAGCTCCAAGCTGACGTGTCTCTGGCTgacatgatgtgtgttttccaCTCAGACGTCACTAAGATTTTGTTTAAAATGATCAGAGGAGTGGAGGACTCTGAATCTCAGGATGAGCAGTTTGCAGGACGAGTTCAGACTGACAGAGACGCTCTGAGAGGAGGACGAATCAGACTTCATCTGTCCAGAGTCACAGCTGAAGACTCTGGAAGCTACAGGTGTGACGTGGCTGCTGACTACGACAACAGCCTGAAGAAATGGAGGCTCGATACAAATG AAAACTTTGTTTTGAGTGTGGGTCCAACCTCTGATGGAGACAGCAGTGACGTGTCACTTAAACCTCCAATGTTTGGACCACCAAAAG ATCCACAACTGGCAGGAAGAAGGACAAGTCAGGAGGAAACAGCTCTGTTTGTTCTGGCCGTATTTTTAATTATTGCAAATGCAGGAACCATCATACTTTCAATAAAATTTCTTCATGATGGTTTAAAACG ATCAACAACATGA
- the LOC116324318 gene encoding uncharacterized protein LOC116324318, with amino-acid sequence MIRILLFLSLASSVWTFVLKRTPTVFEAKEDDNITISLDSQLQADVSLADMMCVFHSDATKILFKMIRGVEDSESQDEQFAGRVQTDRDALRGGRIRLHLSRVTAEDSGSYRCDVSADYDNSLKRWRLETNENFVLSVGRTSDGDSTYVSLKPLIFGPPKGFASLHMIVRKIKVDKKKPLIAGDTEGPKPAEERPCHEKISLFVLMAFLNVATAGVVLLFIRGLCNLL; translated from the exons AGCCTGGCGTCCTCTGTCT GGACGTTTGTTTTGAAAAGGACTCCGACTGTCTTTGAGGCCAAAGAGGACGACAACATCACCATCAGCCTGGACAGTCAGCTCCAAGCTGACGTGTCTCTGGCTgacatgatgtgtgttttccaCTCAGACGCCACTAAGATTTTGTTTAAAATGATCAGAGGAGTGGAGGACTCTGAGTCTCAGGATGAGCAGTTTGCAGGACGAGTTCAGACTGACAGAGACGCTCTGAGAGGAGGACGAATCAGACTTCATCTGTCCAGAGTCACAGCTGAAGACTCTGGAAGCTACAGGTGTGACGTGTCTGCTGACTACGACAACAGCCTGAAGAGATGGAGGCTCGAGACAAATG AAAACTTTGTTTTGAGTGTGGGTCGAACCTCTGATGGAGACAGCACTTATGTCTCACTCAAACCTCTGATATTTGGACCACCAAAAG GTTTTGCGTCTCTGCACATGATtgtgagaaaaataaaggtggACAAAAAGAAACCTTTGATTGCAGGTGATACTGAAG GTCCAAAGCCAGCAGAAGAAAGGCCATGTCATGAAAAAATCTCATTATTTGTTCTGATGGCATTTTTAAATGTGGCAACTGCAGGAGTTGTACTACTTTTCATAAGAGGTCTTTGTAACCTGTTATGA